The Proteiniborus ethanoligenes DNA window TAAGAAATACATTCATCTTTTAAAAAAGGAGGATTAGTTATGTCTTGTGGCAATAAATCTGGACCGATAAACCTTAGCTTACCTGATAGATGTTGTAATGCTACTACTGGATGTGGTCCCTTTGATGGTAATCTTAAAAAAATTGTAACCGAACCTATATACGTCCAAAAGGTATATGATGCTAAGCTATTTAATCTTCAAGCAATAAGAACTGTTGCTAATCAAACATTTTCTCCAGCCCTAGGCAGGGGAGCAAGAATTATAAGAGTACTAGATATTAGATGTAGAAAATTTTTCAATCCTGGCAATATCAATGACCCTGAAAATCTAGTAGCAAACCCTGATACTACCCTTTCAGGTGCAGAGTTTGTTGAGACAGCAAATGGAATTCCTGTGACTGCAATAGGACCTGATGGTTTTGCTAGTGAAAGATTAGTTTACACTGATACACATGATTGTGATGAGCTTGGTAAAGGAACACCTATATTTGGAACACAAAACATCAGAATAACAGGTAATGTAATAATAGAAATCGATGTTTTATTTACTGATGACTGTGATAAGGAATGTGTAGCTACATTAACTGCAAATGTGCCAGTAGGTACAGCAGAAAATCCACTTTTATTGACAAATTTCTTTGAGCTATGTTTACCATCAGTATTTGAAGGGGCTTTTCTTCCAAGGTTTACAGAGTTTTGCAACATTGCTTGTGAAGTAAGGCTTGCAACAAACAGCATAGCAAGAGATATTGTAGTTAATCCAACTACTGGTGTTGTTAGAATTAGCTTGCTAATAGCATTATGTGTAACATGCGAAAAGAAAATAATAGTACCTGTTCAGCTATGTGTTTTATCAACAGGTTTTCCTGTATTATCTGCTGAAGAATCACCAATCTGCTCTACTTTCCCAAGTCTCTTCCCTAGACAAATTGATGGCAAAAAGCCTCGTCACTGTACAGCAGAAAGTGCTGAAGTAGAAAGCTTAGAATAAGAACAACAAACTAAATTAAAGCTCAAATCCTTAAGGATTTGAGCTTTAAAGGTTAATTAATCACATCTAATATATACTTGTCTTTTTCATTTAATAAATCTATAAATTTATCTTCTACTTTTACTATTGGTCTTGTAGGCACTTGCTTGTGAACATAAATAATTTCTCCAATTTCTCCAGTGTTAAGCTTTATAATATTTCCTACATAAAACTTAGATATATTGTTAGTAAATATTGTAGCAATCCTAGGATCTAGTACACCAAAGCTACTGCTTATTATATGTTCTGCTACTAAGAATGGAGACTGCTTGTCCTTATATATTCTTTTAGTAGTCATAGCATCAAAAATATCACATACAGCAACTATTTTTGCATATTCATGGATTTTCTCTGACTTTACTCCAAGGGGGTAGCCACTTCCGTCCTCCCTTTCATGGTGCTGTAATGCAGCGTAGGCAATGTTTTTACTAATTCCTATGGTTTCATCTAATATGCTATATCCAAAAATTGTATGTTTTTTTACTAATTCAAATTCGCTTTCAGTCAATTTACAAGGCTTGTACATTATATCATTAGAGATTTTTACTTTCCCTATATCATGAAACAAACCTGCAAGAGAGATTTGCTTTAGCTCTATACTAGAATAGCCTAACCATTTGCCAATCATTACGGCTAACATACTAACATCAAGAGAATGCTGAAATGTGTAATCATTATCTTCTTCTATAAGCCTCAGCCTGCCTAGTATATTATTACTCTTTACAATCTCATCTATCATTTCATTTGCTATTTCACCTATTTCATTTACAACAATCTTTTTCCCAAATCTAGCATTACTTAATATATTTTTAGTTTTATCAGCAAAAGCATTGTAAGTATCTATAAATTTATCATCATCAATAATTAAGTAATTATCTTTTATACTTTGGCTTTCATATATGTCTACATACTCTACTCCTAAGTTTTTCAATGTTGTTAGGTTGTTACGATTTAATACTGTACCACTAGCTAATAATATTGCACCTGTTTTGGTATTCTCTACATCCTTGTTAAGTACCATGCCTGGTGTTACTTCCTTAACTTTTAAGAGCGACATATATATCTCCCCTTTTCTGACTAAAATCTACTGTAATAGTTCTATATATATCAAAAAAAACCTTCTTTTTGCAAAAAATTAGGACTTAAATAATGCTTTATTAATATATCTTGCAGTAAAAGAAGTTAATATTATTGCTGTTATTATTCTAATACCTAATAATAGCCATCCATTTGCGCCCATTGCAACAAAAAGGAGTGTGTCTTCAAAAACAGAATGACAAGCTATTAAGAAAATTACTATAAGATATAAATCTTTTTTGTTTAGGTTGCCTTCTTTAGCACTATTAATTATTACCCCTGCTCCATATGAAAGACCAAGAATCAAGCCTATCATAATTGGAAAGGTTGATTCCTCTGAAACTCCTAAAAGTCTTGCAACAGGCTTCATCCTGTTTGATAACTTCCTTAATATATTCAGGTCCTTTAATATCTGAATTATAATCATTAATGGTATAACTATCTTTCCTATGTTAATAACAGAGCTAAGACTTCCAAAGGTTCCTTCTTTGAGTATATCTACTAAGTTCATTTTTAAGCCTCCATTATAAGAGAATATTTAGCACAAGCCCAGAAATTATAGCGAGTGATAGCCTAATTATCAAAACCAATACTACACTTATACCTGTCTTTTTAGCTACAGCAGTTTCCATAAACAGGCTATGTGAAAAAGAAAGCATAACTGCTATAATTGTAATTTCTTTTGATGTCAGAGTAAGGCCTGCTATTGCACCTATAGCAGCGTATAAATTGACCGTATTCCCTAAAACTAACACTATTGCAGCCTCGCCTGGTAAACCTAATATATCCATAAAAGGTTTAAATAAATTTGATAGATACTCTAATAGCTGTGTATGCTTTAAAATTGTAACAGCAAAAAACACAGGAACAATTATTTTAGTTAGCTCCCAGGTAGTTGATAATCCACTAAAAAAACCTTTTTTAAGAGTAGATTTATAGTCCCATTTCTGTTTTTTCATATCTTTTTCGCTTAAAATATTATTATTACATATATTGTTGCTCATTTAGTCATCCCTTCTTCTGCAGTTAATAATAATATTATAGCACATCCATATTTTTTTCGTCATCATACAAAAAAAACAGATACCTTTGGTATCCGTTTCAAGCTAGGTTTTTATTTGATGATGCCAGTTGTCCAGTCCATTTTCCACATTTATCTCCATATCTAGCTATAATATATTCATTAGCAATTATTTCTATTACTTCGCACATATTTGAGCAATCATTGCATTCAAAGCCTTTAACCCTGTATGGAGTTTCAGAAATACTCAAGCCTCTGAAACTAGTTTTACCCTTCACCTTTACTTCTTCCTTTGAAAGAAGAGCAACTCCAATAGCTCCCATAACATCAAAGTTCTCTGGTACTATAATTTCAGTATTAAGAGCATCTTCAAAAGCTTTTTTTATTCCTGCATTTGCTGCTACCCCACCTTGAAATACTACTGTATCTAAGATCTCCTTTCCCTTGCCAACATTGTTTAAATAATTTCTAACCAAGGCTTCACATAAGCCCCTTGCTATATCTTCTTGATTATGTCCTAGCTGTTGTTTATGAATCATATCAGATTCAGCAAAAACTGCACATCTCCCAGCAATCCTAACAGGATTTTTAGATTTTAGTGCAAGCTTACCAAACTCTTCTATATGTATACCAAGCCTAGAAGCCTGTCTGTCTAAGAACGAGCCTGTACCTGCTGCACAAACGGTATTCATTGCAAAATCGTTTACAACTCCATCTCTTAATAAAATTATCTTAGAATCTTGTCCTCCTATTTCTAATATAGCTCTAACACTAGGAACATATTTTATTGAGGCAACAGCATGAGATGTTATTTCGTTTTTTACTACATCTGCACCTAATATCATATTAGCTAAATATCTGCCACTACCTGTGGCTCCTACACCCTTTATTGTTAAATCTTCCATTTCATTTTTTATCTCTTTGAGTCCCTTTTGCAAAATCTCTATAGGTTTACCTTGTGTTCTTACATATTTTTTAAGCAAAATGTTTCCATCATCATCAATCAATACAATATTTGTGCTTACAGAGCCTACGTCAACCCCTAAATAACATTCCTTCAATATCCTTTTCCTCCCTTCTTTTCTTCAATAGATCTACAAAGGCTTCCAGTCTAGTTAGATAGCCTGCCTCTCCTGTCATTTCATCTACTACTAATGTAAGTATAGGGATGTTGTAATCCTTTTGGATAGTAGGAAGAATACTTTCTGCAACAATTTCAGGCATGCAGGTTAAAGGAAATATTTGTATTAATCCGTCAAAGTCTCTTTGTGCATATTGGATCGCACTGCCTATAGTCTCTCTTCCATGTCCCCCTACCAATGTGTTTAAATATGGCTTAGCAGCTCTCCATTTGCTTTTTTCCTCAGCTGACCCAAATGGAAAAGCAAAAATGTGATGTTTTGCCCAGTTGCTTGGAGTCAAAGATTTTTCTACCTCCACTCCTAAATGCCCAAGCTTTCTTTCAATGTATAAATTTACAAAGGGTTCAATAATTGTATATATTTCTCCTATTATGCCAATCTTAATGGGCCTTTTTTCATTTTCTAATTCTATATCATTTAACCTTAGCTTAGTTGTATTAATGAGATCTAATATGTTTTTTACTCCATGTGCATTCTCTATATTACTATAAAAATTTTCCATTATTGTATCTACTTTAAACTTATTTACTGCTATTGGACGCTTTTTATTTGCTAAGTCTGTTAATTCATCTGCACGACTTAATATTTCATAGGCTCTTTTTCCGCTTCTAATTATTTTATAGAGATTTGATGTATTCATAGCTTCAAATATTCTTTTTATTAGAACCATTGGTTTCCCATCAGGAGGGTCAAATACTATAAGGTTCACATCATATCCTAAATCTTTTAAAATTTCTTTTTCCATGAGAGGATAGAAACCAAATCTACATGGTCCACAGCTACCTGTAATTATTATAGTATCTGCTCCCTTTTCTATACTTTCAATATAATTACCAATATTTATTTTTAGAGGCAAACATATTGTCTCTGGTGAATGCTTAGTTCCTAGCTCTAAAGTTTTTTTACTACATCTAGGTGCTAATATTACTTCATTTCCTAAATCCTCAAGTAATCCCTTTACAGCAATATATGTATTACCCATGTGTGGAAATGTAATTTTCATTTATCTTTCTCCTTTTAATCATGTCTACAAATGCTTCTATCCTAGTATTTATACCAGCTTCTCCTGTATGCTCATCAATTGTCAGCAAGGTAAAAGGAATACCAGATTTTCGTGCTTCTCTTTGGACTATATCAATTAATATTGAATCAATTCCACAGCCAAATGCAGAAATATAAATAATTCCATCTATATTTTTTTCATGAATTGAGTAAAATGACGAACCTATAATTCTTCTACCAAAACTCCAAAACATTCTTTTAGATATAGTGGATGAATAGTAATTAGACTTATCCTTGTCTATCATTTCTGGAGTAATAATATTAATTCCCTTACTCCATAGCTTTTTTATAAGGCTCATATTAGTATATTCATCATATAAATTATATGGATGTCCAACTAACATGAGCTTAAGCTCTTTGTTATTCGTAGTTGTTATAGCTTTAGTTGCACTATTGTAAATTTTAATAGCCTCAATTGGTATTACCCCTTTATTAATGAGTTTTTTGTAGTTTTGATAGTGGCTATAAGCTATATTATATGCCTTTTTTATTTTAATAAGATTTGGACTAATATATTTCCCAGCTTCTACAACTGTTGAAACCATTTTGAAGTTTGATTTTTTCAAATCTACCTTTACGTCTATACAAATAGGCAGGTCATAAATTGAGTGCTTAATCATTTCAGGTAATCCTAAATATTTTGGACACCCATATTCTCTTTTATGAATACTGATTAGTTTAGGTATAAATATGTAATCTACCTTGTCTTTTAATTCATTTACATGACCATGATATACCTTTACAGGAAGACAGGCTTCATCTACACAGCTTGACACGCCACTGTTTAAGATTGATTTGTTTGTTTTTGAAGAAACAACTACTTCAGCTCCAAGCTCATTAAAAAATTCTTTCCACAATGGATAATAATCATAGAAAAAAAGGCTTTGTGGAATCCCAACTTTATAAGACATGCTATCCCTCCAATCTCACTAATATATTATGGGCATAATGTCTTGTATTTATAACACAAAAGTAAAAAAACCCTTTAGTAAGGGTTTTTTATACAGAAACTTTTTTATAATGTGTTTTCTTTTAAGCTAAGTATTTCTTTTAAAGCTCCAATAAATTGTTCATCATAGTTTTTTTGATTTATGATATAACCATCTAATTTTTTTACTTGTTCCCAGCCTTCTCTAAGAATATTTTCTGCTATGTCATATTCATTATAACTAGCTAAAACATAGCCTTGATTCATTAGCTGAATAGTTCTTATATTAGGCCTTAAGCTATTCATATCTTTATATAATTCCATTGCATCCTTTCCTTGGCCTTCTGCTAAATAAACTTTAGACCTCATAAATACAGCATTGTTGTATACCTCTTCACTTGAAGATGTATTTTCCCAGAGCTCTAAGGCCTCTATGATTAATTCATTACTTTCTACTAGGCCTGAAAATTCTTTAAAAATAATACTTGCCTCACTATTGGTAACTTGAGCACCATTTATATAGGCTTGGAAAATTTCGTTTGCTAACTTTACTTTATCATTATAAGCCCTACTTCCATTTTTAATAAGATAATAATTAGTTCCAATAATATTGCTATAATTATTATTCTTGAGCTCTTCCATGGTCTTCATTGGATTAGTATCATATAAATGTCTTTCTTCAAAAGGGATTACTCCTGCTAGTGAAACATACTCCATAGTTTCTATAGCCCTTTTATAAAGCAAATCATCTTTACTAAGCTGAGTATTAAAATAATCTCCAAACAAAGGATAGTTAACTTTATCTGAGCTTTCGATCAATTTAATATCTTCAATATAAGATTTTTTCTGATATTCTACTTCAGAAAACAGTCTCTTGATAATGGTCACTGCTTCTCCTCTAGTAATATTGTTTTTAGGTCTAAAGGCTCCATCAGGATAACCAGAAATTATTCCATTATTTGTTATAGATTTTATTTCATTAAAGTATTTGTAATTATTATCAATATCATTAAAATTTAAGTCTTTTAAAGCAACGGGTGGTAATGTGAAAAAGTAAGTTAAAATTGTGGCTTCTTCTCTAGTAATCTTGTCATTTGGATAAAAAGATTTCCCCGAAAAAATGCTATTAAACTTTACATCATAGCTTTTATTGTCTATATATGACTTAACCATAGAAATATGGTCATAGCCCCAAAAGCTATAGTCTAAATCTGAATATTCAAGGTCTGTTCTTACATCATCAATAATTCCTTGCTTTTTTGCTGTTCTATAAAGTAAGGATATATACTCAGCTCTGCTAATATATCCGTCTGGATTGAAGGAGCCATCTTCATATCCATTCAACAGCTTTACAGTATTAGCACCCCACATTATAGAATCTTCTGCCCAATGCCCATAGATATCATAAAAATAAACTCTAGCCAGCCCTATGCTAGAAGAAAATATCAAAATAAGGCTAAACAATATTACAATAATTGTTTTCTTATGTTTCAAGTTAAATACCTCCTTAAAAATGTGTTTCTCTCGATTTCAGATATATTAATTCTGATCTTTGAAAGCCTTCTCTATAGTTCTAATCTCATAAAGGCTAAGCTCATAAAGGCTAAAAAAGTAACTGTCAATGTAGCTAATTTCCTTGTTTATTTCTTTATTTAATTTCTCAATATCTTCACCAGGCAATTCTTCTCCCCTAAAATCATCTAGCTGCTGGAGAATATTATAATAGTCCATAATTTTTTTTACCTTTTCTTCTATTACATCTCTATTTGAGCCTAGTTTTATCCTTAATGACATAAGCTTGTTAGGATAATATTCATACATATTTTCATTTAGCTTTTTTCCTACTGACTTAAAATAAAATTCAAAAATCAAAGAATTTAAAAAAGCAGCCAAGTATTCAATAGATATTTCATCATTATAATTATCTTTTACACTTAAAATGTAAACATCTGCACTACAACAAGCTTCTTCATATACTATTGTAAACTCATTTGACGATGCTTTAAATGGGAAAAAAATCCTAGGTTTATTAAATATACTTAAGTCTCTTCCCCATTGTAGCTGATACCACTCTCTAATACCTTTTACACACTCTCTTCTGCTTTCAAGCCTTTCTTTAAAAGGTTTTATATGAGATATAGCATTTCTGTAATTATCTGGTTCTTCAATTAAATCTGTATACAAAATATATCTTTTATTATTAATACCCCTGTATTTTCTTACCTCACTATTTTTTATCCATGGCTTTAATAATTTACTCTCAAGATTGTTTTTTTCTATAATGTCCATATCAACTATAAAAGCCTTATCATATCCTGTAATAATACCCTGATTACATTCACATATTAAATCTAATGAATATAAGCCTTGGCTATGAATTTTATAGAATAGTTCCCTCTCTTCTTTACTTACCAATAACCAGCCGCTCTCCTTTAGTTCATTTTGGCCTACATAATATTCATCAAAGTCATAGCTAAAATCTAAAACCATCTTTCTTGACAGGCTATCATTCTTAAACCTATTTATTATAATTCTGTTATTTATCCCATGATCTTTTGTACATTCTACAATTACAGGACTTATGCCTACTCCTTTGAAAATATTCTGCCCATAAAAATCTATTATCCTATTAATATAATAATATTTTTTAATAAAGCTTCTTAACCCTACTGCTGAAGGAGCTTCAATAAAATATCTAGATGTAATAAAGAGCAATTTCCCTTGTTTCTCAAGAAGTTCATATGCTTTTTTGAAAAAGCAGTAGGAAACATCGGCCTTATCTGAATAGACATCATAGTAATAGTCTTTAAGTTTTTTTCTATAATCCTTATCTACACTTTTATGACCTATATAAGGGGGATTTCCAATTACCAAATCAAATTTCCCTATAGATTCATCACTCGAAGCTTTTTCTTGAATAATATCTACTAAATCTTTGTTTTGCTCTAATAATATATCTCTTTTAAAAACATTTGGTTGGATATTGTCTTTTAAGTCTCCTTTAAGTGTTAGTGAAATCTTTGTCATATAAACTGCAAAATCATCAATATCGTATCCGTGAAGGTTGTTCCTAATTATAAAAGAGTGAATATTGTTGCCTATTTCATCTTTTATTTCTGGATGACCCGCTATTATAGACGAGTAATTCTTTTCAAATATACTCTTTAGTCTTTCATAGGCCCCTATCAAAAAATATCCTCCCCCACAAGCTGGATCTACTATTCTAAGATAAGGGTTATTTAGTATTGTATCATCTGTTATTCCTAAAGAAACCATATGTTTAACTATGTAACCTGGTGTATACACTTGTCCTAGGGATTTTTTCTGTTTATTAGTTATGAATGCTTCATAGATTTGTCCTAATGAAAAGTCTTTAATTTCATCATCACTTATATCAATTAACTTAGATATGATTTTAGATTTAAAATCCCTAGTTAGTACTTCATTATTTGCAAATAGTTTTTCTTCATGGCAGTAAGTATAATAAAATAGTCTATCATAAGTTTTTTCAATAAGTTTCAAATCAACTTCATGTATTATTGAAGGGGTATTATCCCTTAAATGTTTGATACATAATATAGACTTGCCTATAAAAAACAAAATGCTTCTTACATTATTTATATATCCATCTATTAGTTCTATATATGTCTTTTCTAGTTCTTCATGAACTATTTTTTTTAAACCCAATATATAATCCTTGCTGCT harbors:
- a CDS encoding S-layer homology domain-containing protein — its product is MKHKKTIIVILFSLILIFSSSIGLARVYFYDIYGHWAEDSIMWGANTVKLLNGYEDGSFNPDGYISRAEYISLLYRTAKKQGIIDDVRTDLEYSDLDYSFWGYDHISMVKSYIDNKSYDVKFNSIFSGKSFYPNDKITREEATILTYFFTLPPVALKDLNFNDIDNNYKYFNEIKSITNNGIISGYPDGAFRPKNNITRGEAVTIIKRLFSEVEYQKKSYIEDIKLIESSDKVNYPLFGDYFNTQLSKDDLLYKRAIETMEYVSLAGVIPFEERHLYDTNPMKTMEELKNNNYSNIIGTNYYLIKNGSRAYNDKVKLANEIFQAYINGAQVTNSEASIIFKEFSGLVESNELIIEALELWENTSSSEEVYNNAVFMRSKVYLAEGQGKDAMELYKDMNSLRPNIRTIQLMNQGYVLASYNEYDIAENILREGWEQVKKLDGYIINQKNYDEQFIGALKEILSLKENTL
- a CDS encoding nucleoside recognition domain-containing protein, which translates into the protein MNLVDILKEGTFGSLSSVINIGKIVIPLMIIIQILKDLNILRKLSNRMKPVARLLGVSEESTFPIMIGLILGLSYGAGVIINSAKEGNLNKKDLYLIVIFLIACHSVFEDTLLFVAMGANGWLLLGIRIITAIILTSFTARYINKALFKS
- a CDS encoding Eco57I restriction-modification methylase domain-containing protein, coding for MSSKDYILGLKKIVHEELEKTYIELIDGYINNVRSILFFIGKSILCIKHLRDNTPSIIHEVDLKLIEKTYDRLFYYTYCHEEKLFANNEVLTRDFKSKIISKLIDISDDEIKDFSLGQIYEAFITNKQKKSLGQVYTPGYIVKHMVSLGITDDTILNNPYLRIVDPACGGGYFLIGAYERLKSIFEKNYSSIIAGHPEIKDEIGNNIHSFIIRNNLHGYDIDDFAVYMTKISLTLKGDLKDNIQPNVFKRDILLEQNKDLVDIIQEKASSDESIGKFDLVIGNPPYIGHKSVDKDYRKKLKDYYYDVYSDKADVSYCFFKKAYELLEKQGKLLFITSRYFIEAPSAVGLRSFIKKYYYINRIIDFYGQNIFKGVGISPVIVECTKDHGINNRIIINRFKNDSLSRKMVLDFSYDFDEYYVGQNELKESGWLLVSKEERELFYKIHSQGLYSLDLICECNQGIITGYDKAFIVDMDIIEKNNLESKLLKPWIKNSEVRKYRGINNKRYILYTDLIEEPDNYRNAISHIKPFKERLESRRECVKGIREWYQLQWGRDLSIFNKPRIFFPFKASSNEFTIVYEEACCSADVYILSVKDNYNDEISIEYLAAFLNSLIFEFYFKSVGKKLNENMYEYYPNKLMSLRIKLGSNRDVIEEKVKKIMDYYNILQQLDDFRGEELPGEDIEKLNKEINKEISYIDSYFFSLYELSLYEIRTIEKAFKDQN
- a CDS encoding acyl-CoA dehydratase activase-related protein; translation: MSYKVGIPQSLFFYDYYPLWKEFFNELGAEVVVSSKTNKSILNSGVSSCVDEACLPVKVYHGHVNELKDKVDYIFIPKLISIHKREYGCPKYLGLPEMIKHSIYDLPICIDVKVDLKKSNFKMVSTVVEAGKYISPNLIKIKKAYNIAYSHYQNYKKLINKGVIPIEAIKIYNSATKAITTTNNKELKLMLVGHPYNLYDEYTNMSLIKKLWSKGINIITPEMIDKDKSNYYSSTISKRMFWSFGRRIIGSSFYSIHEKNIDGIIYISAFGCGIDSILIDIVQREARKSGIPFTLLTIDEHTGEAGINTRIEAFVDMIKRRKINENYISTHG
- a CDS encoding CoA protein activase, translating into MKITFPHMGNTYIAVKGLLEDLGNEVILAPRCSKKTLELGTKHSPETICLPLKINIGNYIESIEKGADTIIITGSCGPCRFGFYPLMEKEILKDLGYDVNLIVFDPPDGKPMVLIKRIFEAMNTSNLYKIIRSGKRAYEILSRADELTDLANKKRPIAVNKFKVDTIMENFYSNIENAHGVKNILDLINTTKLRLNDIELENEKRPIKIGIIGEIYTIIEPFVNLYIERKLGHLGVEVEKSLTPSNWAKHHIFAFPFGSAEEKSKWRAAKPYLNTLVGGHGRETIGSAIQYAQRDFDGLIQIFPLTCMPEIVAESILPTIQKDYNIPILTLVVDEMTGEAGYLTRLEAFVDLLKKRREEKDIEGMLFRG
- a CDS encoding nucleoside recognition domain-containing protein gives rise to the protein MSNNICNNNILSEKDMKKQKWDYKSTLKKGFFSGLSTTWELTKIIVPVFFAVTILKHTQLLEYLSNLFKPFMDILGLPGEAAIVLVLGNTVNLYAAIGAIAGLTLTSKEITIIAVMLSFSHSLFMETAVAKKTGISVVLVLIIRLSLAIISGLVLNILL
- a CDS encoding HD-GYP domain-containing protein is translated as MSLLKVKEVTPGMVLNKDVENTKTGAILLASGTVLNRNNLTTLKNLGVEYVDIYESQSIKDNYLIIDDDKFIDTYNAFADKTKNILSNARFGKKIVVNEIGEIANEMIDEIVKSNNILGRLRLIEEDNDYTFQHSLDVSMLAVMIGKWLGYSSIELKQISLAGLFHDIGKVKISNDIMYKPCKLTESEFELVKKHTIFGYSILDETIGISKNIAYAALQHHEREDGSGYPLGVKSEKIHEYAKIVAVCDIFDAMTTKRIYKDKQSPFLVAEHIISSSFGVLDPRIATIFTNNISKFYVGNIIKLNTGEIGEIIYVHKQVPTRPIVKVEDKFIDLLNEKDKYILDVIN
- a CDS encoding acyl-CoA dehydratase activase, with protein sequence MKECYLGVDVGSVSTNIVLIDDDGNILLKKYVRTQGKPIEILQKGLKEIKNEMEDLTIKGVGATGSGRYLANMILGADVVKNEITSHAVASIKYVPSVRAILEIGGQDSKIILLRDGVVNDFAMNTVCAAGTGSFLDRQASRLGIHIEEFGKLALKSKNPVRIAGRCAVFAESDMIHKQQLGHNQEDIARGLCEALVRNYLNNVGKGKEILDTVVFQGGVAANAGIKKAFEDALNTEIIVPENFDVMGAIGVALLSKEEVKVKGKTSFRGLSISETPYRVKGFECNDCSNMCEVIEIIANEYIIARYGDKCGKWTGQLASSNKNLA